In Oreochromis niloticus isolate F11D_XX linkage group LG12, O_niloticus_UMD_NMBU, whole genome shotgun sequence, the DNA window CAAGCTGTAGTAACacaactgatctgaaatcacacaaaaacatcaaattgTAGTCGTAGTTATATTCGctttactgtaaaaaccacaaatatgttTAGTGAATAATTGTACTAAagttgaaatgcaaatataaactgTCAGATCTTAAAAACGTATGCACACGTTATGTAAACAATGAAgttatatacaactatttatctaaaagtCAATGCATCCCACAGGTTTTTTgtacaaacatttaaaactacTGAAACTACAATGAGAGAATATTGTGTCACAATAAGATGACAACCACtacacaacacattaactacacaagacaatagctcACTCAGTGCTTTTAAATTACTTGTTCTACTAAGTGAGAAAAGTTTACATCAATTCATGTTAGCAATAAAAGAGCAGGGGCACAAGGGTCTACAGGTCAATGAAATTGATGATGCTTTTGAGTCATTCCATGAAAATGGCACAATTTGAGTCCCTCTTGTCTCTTATGGTGTATTTCATCTATTGGGTCACCAAACTTTCTATTTAAACAGCTTTACATATATATTGAAATGTACCCTTTAATACAGTGTAAAAAAATTGAAcaaatttttatctttttatgggAAATAATACAGTTTTTTCATTTGACACCACCTGTTTTGTCATGTCCCTCATGGCCTTGATGaaagtttactttgaaaataccaaataaaaatatttaaaaagtcaatAAATTTTGGTATCAACCTAAACATCTATTTGTGCTCTTTTGCtgttaatatttgtttttttcaaatttaattgttaattattcattaaaatcacaatTATTCCTGTACCTGACTAACCCCTCAACCCCGTTACATGAATGATCCCACTGCCATAAATACAATGGTGTGACCCAGAATTCCATATACATCAGGAAGTGACATCACTGAAGTCTTTTGGACAACAGGACCACAGAGACAGGCAAGTTGCTCCAttcttttcctttattttagTCATTTATCTTGTGATATTGTGGTCGTCAACCTCAATGACTCAACACCgtaacatgaaaaaaagatagaaaacTATTACTtatgaaaaagatttttgttAGTTCATGAATATATGGTGATTTTGAATTTCATGCATGCCATGTGCTCTCTGTCTGGTATTCACTACATTGAGCAGCGGGCAGTTTGTGCAAAAATCTCAACCCAGTCACACTCAACCCTGTCATGTTTTTGATTGTAACGGGGTTGTGAGATTGTGATGGGGTTGAGATTTTAATACTGTGGTTGTTAAGTTATacaattatttaaattaattattattatattcaaTCACCATTCTTATACTGCATGCATGCTGAATGTGATTCATGTTCCATGTTAAGGATGCGAGTAAGATGgcaccaacaacagcagcagaaaggcAAAGGAAGTATCGTGAACGCCTTAAAGCTGATCCTGAAAGAAGGGAGAGAAACCTGCAGAGTGAGCGTGAGAGATGGAGGCAACTGTCAAGGTGACAGTCAAGAAATCCGTGGAGGGCACACAAGAGGACCTCGTTGAGCTCTTCCAGAGCTTtgtaaagaaatttaaaatgcatGACTTTATTATCAAGCAGCAGTATGCCTTCTGCCGTGAGCTGAAGAACAACATGTCAGGGGAGGAGACTTTGATACATGTTGACTTCTCAGAAAACTACAGCTGTAAATACAGTTCTCAAATTCAGGTGGTCCACTTTGGGGCTTCACATCAGCAGGCCACCCTTCATACTGGTGTGTTGTATGTTGGTGGACTCTCAGAGCCTCTGTCCTTCAGCACCATCTCCCCCAGTAGACATAAAGGCCCTCCAGCAATATGGCAGCACCTAAATCCTGTGCTAGATTACCTTCAAGGCCAACATCCACAAGTGTCTGTGCTGCACTTTTTAAGTGACGGACCCTGTACACGATACAAACAACGAAGAAACTTCTACCTTTTCACTACAGAACTGGACAGAAGAGGATTCAAGGCTGGTTCTTGGAATTGTTTCGAGGCTAGTCATGGAAAAGGAGCACCATATGGTGTTGGGGGAGCCTTAAAAAGAGCAGCTGACATGATGGTAGCAAAGGGGCATGACATCCCAGATGCAGAAGAGTTATTCAGGGCcttttctgaaacaaacacaagtgtgaAACTGTTCTTTGTGAAAAGTGAAGATGTTGAGGAAGCAATGGAGAAAATGCCAAAGCAGATACCAGCTGTTCCTGGAACCATGAGAATTCACCAGGTCATTACTGTAGCTCCAGGAGAACGGATGGTTCGTGATGTAAGCTGCATGTGCACAACACGGAAGCAGTTTAACTGCAAGTGCTTCAACACCAAGTGTTTCACTTTTGGCCAGAAGATAGAAACAGCTGTATCACAGACAGGTAGTGGGGGGAATCCAGAAAAAGAAATCCAGTGGGAAAGTCCAGAGCTGATTGGTAAATGGTGTATTCTCAGATATGACGATGATTTGTATCCAGGCATCAGTCTAAACATACAAACAATACAAGTCCAGGTCAAATGCATGCATCATGTTGGCCGCATCAGGATGATATCCTCTGGTACCTGTCTGATGATGTCCTTGAACTCATTCCACCCCCACGGGCTGTGACAAGGCGCCATGTGGAAGTCTTGAAAGAGGTGTGGAACCGACTCACAAGATGAATTCATGAAACAAAAGGCACATTCATGCatatatacagacacacacactgatgcaggcacacacatgcaaaaacacTCTGACATGGACACAGACACAGGCACTGatacagacaaacacactgaaatcattaactgattattattgttattggtTCAACCAGTTCATCAAGTTTAATTGTATGTTATCGGAGCAAGGATGAGGTGACTTTTGGCACACCTCATGAGGCTCTCTTATgcctagacacacacacacccacccactttcactgacacacacacacacacgcattatGTTACATTTGAGCAATTCACTTTACAATGTTTGTTAGTTGTTAAtatgctgttgtggttgtttttaCTTTAGATTAATAAAACTTAATTCTACTGCAATTTGTATCTGGTGTCCTTCCTGTGGTTACAAAGTGAGATATAATGCTAATGGAAAGCCCTATACATTGAATTTAAGAGTAAACAACTGTTTATATGTAAAGCTGTCTCTTCAACCCTGTTACCATCTTCAACCCTGCTAGTCTCAACCCCATCACACCTACATTTTCAtatattattttcttaaaatgttgaaaaaataatttaatgtttgGGGATTTCTGTCTAAAATACTGAGTGCTATCATATGATCATTGATTTTGATTACAATTCTTACTTAAACTAAATTTTTGATGAAAAATGACAAGATTGCTTTCACTCATTAGTTACATTTCAGGATTTAAGAGAGTAAAAATGTGTGattttatgtcatttttctGTGTAAAATTATTGAATTAGTATGGGGACATCTAATTACTGTAAACATATTGATTTCTTTAGAAATGCATTTTATGATAATAACAGAGAGCCTCCAAAGTGTCCATAACGGGATTGAAGAATTGCAGTCACTACATCTTGAAAATATGatcaataataaaagaaaactaatgCCTGAGATGGGAAAATGCCTTTTTCTGATAGTTAAATATATCCTTAATGATGTGggatatacatataaataatacattttggtaaaaactgtgaaaacatcCAAGTCCAATTTTAACCATTTTCGTGGAATGactcttttactgttttgtgcTTGTTTTCATGTTACTGTACAAGGTCAGTGAAATAAAGAATGTGTTAACCCCTGGACTAAAGAAAAAATGTTCTAAGTGGGCGAGGTGCTAATTTTCAGATGGCAGGTCTACATCTAGAATCAAAATGAGCACAAACGTTAACAACCAAAGTGAAGCACTAAGACAAAACATAGCAATGTCAAACAGGATCCACACATTTGGGCCCCAAAATAGATGTAAATTGACTAAACTAAGACACAAATCAGGCAAAAATAGATGCAGCCTGATCACAAACAGACACGTGTTGGCTACATGTTGATGCAAAATGACTAAAGTCACACGTGCAACACTTTCTACATATTTgacaacagaagaaaaacaaacaaagttggaatgtatttttaatttagatttttatttattttttttatttcatgccaaattagatattttaaaaatcaagcgccaaatcacaaagtCTCCTCCCTGTTTGTACTGTAAGGTCAAAACCCTACAGTACTACAgagaaccccaacaatcaaatgatccccctctgagcaagcactaggcgactgtggggaagaaaaactccctttaacaggaagaaacttccaacGGAACCAGGCTCAGAAGGGGCGGCCATCCGttgcgaccggttgggggggATGGAAATCAAAAAGGAGACGAGATGGCGTGAACTACAGTTGTTAAAATTTGGATTTGGTGCTAAAATTCTGCTTCAAGATGTTAAAAGAAGCAGGGCAGCTGGGAAAAGCCAGGATGGTCATTTTAATCATCTCTGGCTTTAGTGAACCACCTAAAGGGTTTTCGCAGAGTTTTTCCCAACgctgaaaaaaacctggaaattttggactttttggGAGGACTGGGGAGGACTCCGAGGCAGATTTTTAGATGCTTTACCAGAGCCTCATCAAAACACGCATCATTTGCCATCGCATTCTTTAACACATTGTCTGCGGAACCAAACTCCTCGATGAGGCATTTGGCTATTTTCTTGATGaactttttattgtcattcatCAGACTTGTGGCAGACTCTGTGCTGCTAATTTCAGGCAGCATCAGACCTCTCAGACGGTGGAAGACCGCTTCTGGTTCTTTTGTAGTACCTGATGTCCTGGAAAAAAAGTGTTGAGTTTCAGGTTTTGATTTTTTGATCAGTCTCATCATGAGCCTAAAGGCGGGGTCAGTGAGAATTTTCATCTCTGACATGTCAGAGGAATCCTTGAGAACACCTGAAACACTGGCAGAGCATTTTTCTGGGGTAATGCTCCCAGATTTTTGTGTCTGTTCAGCTGCCAGAGAGCATTTTTCTGGGGTAATGCTCCCAGATTTTTCTGTCTGATCAGCTGCCAGAGAGCATTTTTCTGGGGTAATGCTCCCAGATTTTTCTGTTTGATCAGCTGCCAGAGAGGATCTTTCTGGGGTAATGCTCCCAGATTTTTCTGTTTGATCAGCTGCCAGAGAGGATCTTTCTGGGGTAATGCTCCCAGATTTTTCTGTCTGGGGCTTCTGATCAGCTGCCAGAGAGGATCTTTCTGGGGTAATGCTCCCAGATTTTTCTGTCTGATCAGCTGCCAGAGAGCATTTTTCTGGGGTAATGCTCCCAGATTTTTCTGTCTGGGGCTTCTGATCAGGTGCCAGAAAGCATTTTTCTGGGGTAATGCTCACCGATTTTGGTGTTACAGGTAATGGAACAGATTCTCTTCCACTGCCATCTGAATCTGGGCTTGTTTCCTTTGTTGGGGTCCTTGTTCTTCTAATAAGGTTCTGGATGTCttccacagccacagaaaccttGTCCTCAATCATTTGAGCTTGGCCTTCGTTCTCTACCCAGAGCAAAAGCTGTTGTACAAACTTTTCTACTGTGTCTTCTACAAGGACATAGAGGACTTCAGCAGAAAAGGGACGCTTTGAGCCATGTGCTGGTTGTGGAGTCCGCGAGATGACAGTGTCTGAGAGGGATCTACCCATTAGAGGTTCGGGGATTTGATACAGTCGATCCGTCATAAGTAGATCAAACACTTTTGCCGTTAACTCCAGAGTAAAATCTCTGGTTGACCCACTATTTCTAAagttttcctgtgttttatgATTGATGAAGAGttcttctgtctttgttaatttCTCAAATAACTGATTAACGTCTGATCTAATGGCGTCAAAGTCGACTGGAGAAGAACGCATGTAACGAAGCAGTGTGTTTCTGGAAGGGGCTCGATGAGCCTCTGTACTCTGGGACCCTGGGAGGCTGAAAACCATACCTTCATCCGAGGGCACTGTGTCACTCTTGGGGTACTTGCAAGTGTTTtttagacaaacaaaaaaaatcctgtttgcctttattacttttctcagctcttttttcattttttcaaattgttttttcGCAAAAATGGAAAAGCCGTGTTTGCGTGCTTTGAGCCCGGAGTGAGAGGTGGATGGCAAACATCTGGAGAAGAAGTCTCTCAGCTTGTTGATAATTAATCCTGCATTAAAGGCAGGTTTGGATAAGCTACACCTCTCACAGAGCTCTTCACTGCTTAAATCCATGTTCCCAAGTATCTCATTTACGATGTCAGCTGCAATCACCTTTACTGGGGTTGGAGCTCGGATACTTACGCTTTctgcagtttgttttattttgtccttttctgTTAGAGCTGATTCGTCTGGAAGCTCAGTTTCTTCCTCGTCCTCATCTTTATCTGTCATCTCTCCATCTGAGCTCCTCCATGACAGAATCGCAGAAATCTCTGTGATTACTGATTGCATTGACATCTTTAAAGTCGTACTTTCTGTACCGAAATCAGACCCGCTTGACACACACTGGCAGCGCAGTTTACATGCTACATGCCTTTTAAGGCACGAGGCAGTGTGCCAAACCATGCGGTCCAGCTTTTTAATATTACTAAATTTGCCGCTAACATAAACGGCGGGGTCTTGTGGGAGATCGGGGCTTTCTCTAATGAGTTTGACTACTGAGCTGACCTTTTCGGAGATCTCTTCCTCAACCATCCGTGTCAGCTCGTCAGCGCTCTCATGTCGCTGTTTCGGAACGTTAAGAGCGCTGGCGATGGCGGCTGAGATTGAGTCTCCGAGGGACGAGTTTATTTTCCCCGCATCCAAAGGCTCTTCCTTCGTCATGCGATCCTGGATAACAGGAAGGGCATTTTTGAGGATTCTACTGGAGGCGATCTGAATGATTTCACTAATCATATCAGCGAGCAACGCTCGGACGCCCGAGTCGCCTGCGCCCCTTTCAATCATGCTCCACTGAACTCCAGAGAGCCTTTCCAAGCACCTCTTGATAGGTGGCCTAATCTGATCTGGTGTGAC includes these proteins:
- the LOC102080626 gene encoding uncharacterized protein LOC102080626, whose translation is MCVLCDVTGRSKSFCFDPSATSTSKARETSNRGSHTEKLLLICLQMFNSRLSPKQGNYPAVLSNPENLMCDTTMSTRSENENSVVVTPDQIRPPIKRCLERLSGVQWSMIERGAGDSGVRALLADMISEIIQIASSRILKNALPVIQDRMTKEEPLDAGKINSSLGDSISAAIASALNVPKQRHESADELTRMVEEEISEKVSSVVKLIRESPDLPQDPAVYVSGKFSNIKKLDRMVWHTASCLKRHVACKLRCQCVSSGSDFGTESTTLKMSMQSVITEISAILSWRSSDGEMTDKDEDEEETELPDESALTEKDKIKQTAESVSIRAPTPVKVIAADIVNEILGNMDLSSEELCERCSLSKPAFNAGLIINKLRDFFSRCLPSTSHSGLKARKHGFSIFAKKQFEKMKKELRKVIKANRIFFVCLKNTCKYPKSDTVPSDEGMVFSLPGSQSTEAHRAPSRNTLLRYMRSSPVDFDAIRSDVNQLFEKLTKTEELFINHKTQENFRNSGSTRDFTLELTAKVFDLLMTDRLYQIPEPLMGRSLSDTVISRTPQPAHGSKRPFSAEVLYVLVEDTVEKFVQQLLLWVENEGQAQMIEDKVSVAVEDIQNLIRRTRTPTKETSPDSDGSGRESVPLPVTPKSVSITPEKCFLAPDQKPQTEKSGSITPEKCSLAADQTEKSGSITPERSSLAADQKPQTEKSGSITPERSSLAADQTEKSGSITPEKCSLAADQTEKSGSITPEKCSLAAEQTQKSGSITPEKCSASVSGVLKDSSDMSEMKILTDPAFRLMMRLIKKSKPETQHFFSRTSGTTKEPEAVFHRLRGLMLPEISSTESATSLMNDNKKFIKKIAKCLIEEFGSADNVLKNAMANDACFDEALVKHLKICLGVLPSPPKKSKISRFFSALGKTLRKPFRWFTKARDD